TAACATGTATGGGTGATTTTTCTGGTAATGACTTGGTTGATGAACCCTTTCAATTGATGtaattcctcccccccccccccacatttATGTTGGAAATGAAATTTTGTCACCTATCTTTGTACATTCAataattttttgatgaaattgcTATTGAAATTCATTAGATACCTTAGAAGATCACTTATAGTGAGTCGAACTCCCATGATGTTCCTTTATCTTGGCGCAATACGATTCAGGTCATGGGATTTGATTTCATCGCCGACGATTTGAGgttaagaggaagaagatgattatTCAGGTCCCACGGGTAAAAAGGTCATGTTACATGCACccagggttattttggggattaAAATTGTTACTCTTTATCCATGTCATAATTTAACAGACGAAAACTAACGGCCTGGGTCTTCTTGCAATAGATTATAAACTGTAGGGGAGGGgtgtaataataaaaaatagaggGGAGGACTTTATAATTGGGGCAAAATACAAGGGAGGGGATGGAATTTCCCATTAAAAAAACCCCACTTTTTAGCCGATACAACCATCCATATCAGTACCTATATCGGTATGGATCTCCGGTAATATTGATACGACCGATATATGAAACTGATACCAAGAACCCAGGTACTCATCATTCTTCATGCATCACAATTAAAATTCCTAGACAAGAACTCCTCAACTACGGCTAGTAGACGCAAAATAGACTCGTGGAGAGTTTCTCAAATCTCCAGTTCTCCACAGTaagtcaaaagaaaaaaaaaatagattccTTTTGTCACTCATGGGCTTTGTTCAATGCAGAAGCCCTGCaattttgttgggttttgaCTTGCGAGCGACCCACAGCTAccgtataattaattaaattaaactaaattCAAAGGTTATAATCACATTTTAaatccaattgtgatctaatAATCCCAACAGCTTGGTACTCTGTTTTCattttgattcagattgaaccCCAAACCAACAATTAGTTAGCAGTACCTAATAAGTCATACTTGCAAACCATCTGATGACGTGGACGTGGGTTTTTGGCCCCACCATGGATTTGAAAATCATAATCGAATCGGGTGATTCGGTTTACTTGAATCAGAATTGGAATTGGCCTAGCCCAATCCTGATTCTTAACATTTCGGAACGGGCAATCGATACAGGCTACTTTGGTTGAAGGGGGAAGCCGATTTGCAGTCCATCGACTCTACAACAACCAAGCAGgccctccccctcttcttcaAAGACCAGGGGAAGCCGATTTGCAGTCCTCCAAGAATCAGACGCGGTTGGGGTTGAATCcagcgatgatgatgatacCATCAACTCCACTCACCATGAACGTGATAGAAGCCCGGGTTGGAGCCACCCAACGCAAAGGTCCACATTCCCTCCGTCCCAATGATTAAGTTAGGAGCATGGAATATCAAGGGCCTCAATGAGCCTGGAAAATGTCGATCTGTGATGGATTGGGCCCGCCAAAAATAATGTTGCCCTGTTTGGACTTAACGAGCCTGGTAGACGACGAGTTGTTTTGGATTGTGCTGACTTCCAAGTCGGATTCCTACATTCTTATCAGGAAATCGACCTATGTCTAGATAGTCTTTCGTTGGCTCTTTCTGTGCTAAAATGGAATGTCGCTGGTGGGAAGAAATACTACAAAATGAAAACCAATtgctttaatttttctattaaTATAAAGCTCCCTtttatcctaaaaaaaaaataaaaaatgaagggaAGTGAActttataaatttaaaaataaaaaaacatttgtAATAATTACCCTATGTGATTgcataaactacttaaatttcttatcatacTTAGTAatgatgtaatttttattttaaggaaaaaaaactctgtctcggagtgtggcctacgccaataTTGTCAtgagtctatatctctcctctctATGTGAAAAGATACCTTTGCCCCTATGttttaaggagaagagagatattCACATGGGAGTATTGGCGTAGGCCATACTCTCGGACAAGAAACtactttcctttattttatttttaaatcaaagggaattgaatacaaagtaaaatgaaatttaataaccaaatatggaatgatttgaagttaATGATTTAGTGACATAGGAtgatgattacaaaagtttactTTTTAAGTtcgaaaatttcacttcccttcacTTTAATTCGCCTTGCAATTAAACGAAACCATAAGGTTTCAAGGGTTCAAATGGAATTTGACTGATTCTGATTGGTTTCCAATGATCCATAATGGAATTGGCTAGCCGTAGAATGGTAGAAGGCCTTTGAATTATGGTCACGTGGTTATTGTGCCTAGACATGAGAGTGTGCCAAAAAATCCACTCAACCCCTGAAATCGAAAATACCATCCAAATCACTGTCTATGTGCACACTTTCATTGACCCCTGTgttggtgcaagggccacaTGACCGATTAGCATTCTCTTGCCTTTAATAATTTTATTCGTGATTAATTTGCAACCAACGATTTCAGTTGAAACCAAAAATTGATTGATAatggttcgatttgattttagGGTTGATTTTGGTTCGACTTATTGGTTCCGGTTCAGAGTTGACACACTTAACCGATTCCTAGTTCTAAAACCCTTAAGCCAATAACCTAATGAAAATTAGGTGGTGCCACCTGTACAAACCTCTAATGCCACTTGTACAACAAACTGATCAAGACCTTACAATTGAACTATTGAGGTAAGTAAATAACCCTTGCCATTGTAAGTTCACCTTTCCTAATCTGTCCTACTCTTAACCTTCAAACACAAATCTTCCatctttttttaatcaatttggaTTGGGAATTGAGATTTATTTATAAGCATCAtagtagagagagaaagagattgggAATTGAGAATTGAGATTTATTTAAGCATcatagagagaaaaagagattcCACATAAAGTAGGTGAGAAGGAAACATCTGGGTTTTTTGGTTGAAGGGTTTTTGTCTTCTCTACTggttcttctcccttccccctctcctctCACTTTCCTTCTTTCAGTTCCATTTGCTTCCATTGTTCTGTTGCTTTTAAATATTCTTCTCCTCAGGGGCTCAGTATAAGAGCCCTGTACAGTACTGCTGCATCAGGtcatctatcttcttctcccttcaaAGAACTCTCAATTCACAGAAACAAACCCTGAAGTGATCTGAAAGTCTTGAAGAGATGACAGACAGGATCTACCCTTCGAAACCCACTTCAAATCCTCCCCAAACACTGAAGGTCAATGGCAACCCATCATTCCCGGCGACCAAGGGTCAGCTCTACAACCGCCCCATGTACCGTCCTCAGCCGAAGCCCCAGCGCTACCGCCGCAGTTGCTGCTGCATCTGTTGCCTCTGGACTACGCTACTCATCATCACTCTCATCCTGCTCGCCGCCATCGCCGGCGCCGCCCTCTGGGTCCTTTACCGCCCCCACCGCCCTACCTTCTCTGTGACGTCCGTACGGATCTCGCAGTTCAACGTCACCACTTCCTCCGACGGCTCCTCCTCCAAGCTCAACTCCAAAGTCGATCTTACGATCGTCGCTCGCAACCCAAACAAGAAGCTCGTTTTCTTATACGACCCAACTGCTGTGACCATGAGCTCCGGTGGTACCGATGTCGGCAACGGAACTTTACCGGCGTTTACTCACGAAACAAAGAACACGACTGTTTTGAGGGCGACGGTGTCAAGTGTAGGTGAAGATCTGGACTTGTCGTCGGCGGCGTCGTTGAAGTCGGATCTGAAAAAGGGTGAGATACCGTTGGTGATTGAGATGGACACGAAGGTGAAGGTACAGATAGGAAATTTGAAGACGAATAAGGCTATGATCAGGGTTACCTGCAATGGGCTGAAAGCAAATGTTCCGAAAGGAAAAACGCCGGCGACTTTGTCTTCGTCTTCTGATGCAACTTGTGTGGTTAAGCTCCGAATCAAGATCTGGAAATGGACTTTCTGAATAATTTTAttgtttcttatttatttttctttcttcatctttaCTGTTTTTGAATTGAAGTGGGATTTTCGTTTTAAATCTTTTACGGGTTGAAGATTTGAGTGTTGATTTGTAAATGGAGAAGAATTTGGTAAAAATTAGagacagaaaaagagaaagttttACGGTTATGATATCGAATTTGTTGTATAATTCTTTCAGAATTTCATAACTTACATCGTTTTGCAATGTTTTCAAGATCTTATTTAACTTGTTCTGCATCTCATCCTCAATTGCATAATAATCTCGAAGTTAAGAATTTCCGTGCCATTAGAATTTAGAACAGAGAAGGCTATGTAAGTTCATGCCGACACTAGAGCCTAGATAACtcttcccttttgttttttttttgttgcccTCAAGTTCTGTGAAGATAAATTAGATAATGGATTTGGCAGGCTTATAACATCTCAGATTATTGGTTGGGCTCAAATTAGGCCAAACTTTAAGCGACTTTCACTTCAAAGATTTCAATGATAGAGACTTAGGCTTTTTGGTTGTTTTTATCTTCTGAGTATGCAAAATCAACCTGGAATGTATTTCAAGAGTATATACCAAACAtggttttaaaaccaaaattgaatttACTTGGTTAAGTTTCGTATTTGGTTCCTTATTCGATTTGGGTAATATCACCCACATGAAGTATTTCACCAATAAATAATATAGAATTAAACTTCCGACTAGTAAGTAATACAGCTTGAAAGTTACCGTTGTATACTGAATCAATTGGATCTATACTATCATATGATTTAATgattctttaccaaaaaaaaaaaatgatttaatgataCTTTATGCTTTTATCTTTGAaagttcaaataattatttgtTTCACCACATCCAAACAAACTGTAAATAGGATTGTTACACAACTTTTCTTAGTGCATCAATGGGTAGTCTACAAATCCTAACTCTAAACTACTAATACACTTTAGAGTAAATTCGTTGCAATTCGGTTATGATCGAATGGTGAAACCGAAATCGAACTGAATCAAGAAAAAGATTCTTcgttttaaaaccaaaatcgaattgATTCTTCTTCTACTAAATTTGAAATGGttggtttttattttgattctaaattgacacccttaatccaAATCGTTAAATAGAGAGAGCATGGTCTGGATTAGTcatgtgtcttttttttttaaaaataggtATCATTTATCAAATTTTAATCTAATTTAATTTAGGGGAAATACCCCCTTTTGTATTAACGCACATCCCGAGTATGTGCATGTGTGCATGTATGTGTATAAATATGCAAGTTATTACTGTGTAGTCTTCCTACTCTAAGTGGGACTAAATAGTTTAGATTAAAAGAAAACGTAAAAACGAATGACTTagatttatcttgtgattttgaCATTCTCAGTATAAAGACGCTTTTGCTTTTTTATGCTATTTAGGCATTTACAACTCCTTGCAACAATGAATGATTATAGAGATATACCTAACAAGGGGGCAAAGATTTCACCGACGACTAAGTGGAACACGAGGACAGGAGATGAATTCTTGCAATAAAAGACCCACATTTCGTTGGAGCATGGTTTAAGTTCATGACATTGGGCACAGTATCGGTCTCTGTCAATACCGTTTCGATTGGATCAGTCTTGATCAATTGGGATCGAACaattttgtccctatttttctttaaaaaataatttttttatatattaatcTATACCGTTACACCGATATGGGATTGATCAGGAATCATGGTGGGTGCCAAACTgtcgatacctcaaaccatgaagatgaagaggagagagagagagagagagagagagagagagagtgtcggTATAAAGTTTATAAACCCCACGTTCATTATGTGAGAGAATTTGAGATGGGGTCTTCACTTTAGACTTTAGAAGGTTTGCGAAtaatttttcttcaaaataaggaaaaaaaaaatctgccatAAGAAAGGGTAGGGACGGATTCTCTTTTAGTAAGGAAGGGAGGGCATCATAGGAATCTTGTTCTAGAAAAAGAGTTTTCTAGACATATCAACGTCATTATTATGTAGTTATTGGGATAATgataataaatattattgtCGGTGGTACTTTATAATCATTtaacaataaaaatgaaaaacaagtAGAGTAATAATAGTGGGACTGAATAATCCATCATGATaattaatgataataataaGACTAATAAATCAATAAGATAATTAATGATTGGGACTGGATAGGGTAGGTAGGGCAAGGCAGTTGTTTCTGTTGGactctttcttttcatctatAGAAATGCTTAAATAGTTCTCCATAGGGCATGTCACAAAACCTAGTCCAAACCAGTAAAACCGACTGAAAAAACTTAGATCGAATTGAATCAATCTTTatcggattggttttggacttgAGTACGATAGGATTGGTTGAAAATCGCACTGCAAAGAATCGATTGATATACAAATCAAACATTGAACCTAATGAAATCGTTAAAAAATCATTAAGTATGAGTTATGAATAAGTGAATTGATTAGCCTATGATTTTAATACTAATGATAAAACTTATAATTGTAACAGGAATTGTTATAAATCATTGGGTATaaggatttttttgtttttagaagATGTATCTATTGAAAAACGGATTacatttatttgaaataggGATCGAAATCGGGCCAAACAGTCCTATCCATAAGAGATTGGATCCTCGTGGCCAAGATATCTACTATAGAATTAGCATTCCTTAAAACACAAGAAaaatgatttgtaacaatgcttctaTTGAgttcactatacaaaattagttaaacaattaaaagaaggacCAAGTTTCCCACCACCCACGGATGGGACcccattcaccgaggggtgGGAGAGGACGGGAATGgatatcaagagggtatttttaaacatactaaaaccctaggaggggtttgtgaaccctaggatagtgggtgaaccatcctccatggatagagaaaaattttgtccttcatcttcttctttcaatattagttatatTTTCAGTAAATAGTTATCCATTGATGCCAATATTAGTTATTTTCACCTTTTATTGATAaagaatgattttttatttgtaaaatGATTTCACTACAAACTTCAtgattgatttcaatattactTATCTTCCCCTTACAATTTATTCCTCTTTGTTCATATTACAACATTAACACATCAAATCATTTTCCCTATTCCCGTTATTTACTTGTTTGACTTGAAAAGAtgatttaaagtgtttttacCAAATCTTTCTTTAGTGTTAcaagttatgaatgtaagacTTCATTGTGGATCAAGCCTGAAAACAAATCGATCTAAATCAATAGTAACCCAATATTGAAAAgccaaaataaattgaaatcgTATCAGACCGAAATAGGGCTGAACcgaccatttgacacccctagttatcGGTGCTCTCAGTCCCGTACATAACTACACTAGTTTCTCTAAAatttaaaggggggggggaaatgatttctgtgggggagcgtggccctTGTGCCCAGAAACAGattgggggcaaaatgaccatcccgcCCAGAATCAGAGAGTGTGACCTTTTCACACAATGCAACCTTGTTGATATACACACTGTAGGTACCGTAGCCTCCGGATGCAGGTTTCTCCGCTATGCAGGCAGGATTCGTTGGTTCTCGTGGGTCCTTGGCAACAAGGGTTATAGATGACATCGCATTTCGTTGTATCAATATAAGTGGTTaggatcatgcttcataaattaaaataaatggagtCAGCACCTAGGATTCGGGCTTATGACTCAATGGGTGTAACCTCATCCGGGTGGAGCGAAAAGAGCAaggtgattccatatggtctggttagagattctgggtaagtggttaggttacgAGCGTGAAAAGGTATTAACACCCCATCTTGTCCGATTATACCAaactttctactagatgctagatTTAGAAGATTCTATCATAATGACACGTCTTATACTAACATGAAAAACTAGATTATGGTGCATAAAACatcagaaaaaaagaataaaaaatcatttactatgtacactaaagtaaTTTACTTTAATGGTTTATATTATGtccaaaataaaggaaaagtagAGATGTATACATGCGAACGAAATTAATCAAagtaaagaaaatacaaaatatacGAAATATGAGGTGTCCCTACGGCTCGGGTGGAGACGGATGATcagcttgtctctctcttgtcggacagaataATAACTATGTAAAAGAGATTTCACTACTCAGACTtcaggcagagtaacggctatatataGGATTTCACTATTTGTATTTGGACAAAGCAACGATTGTATATGGACTAAATGTAGGTCAAGGATTGAGGGAACGTAAGACTTCGAACTAAAATAACCTTTAAGtaggataatcgaaggatctaccaaTGGGATAAGATGATCAAAGCTAACAAAAGGGGAGGCTAAAAGGATATGGAAAGGCTCAAGAGGAGCAAAAATGGGAGAAGATTTGGCACTGCCCCACCCttcccaaaatccaaaattttatgTGGAAGGCATGTGTAGGGGACTTAGCTATTGGTTCCCTAGTTCAGAAACATGTTCCTTTAGATCCCCTCTGCACTCATTGTGGAGCGCATGTGGACAGTATTGACCACATCCTATTATCATGCAACTTCGTTAGAGCCGTTAGGTTTCAGCGAATGGATAATGGCTGAGACACCTTATCATTGGCTCATTGCATGGTAAACATGAAGGTCGAAGGAACATTAGCTTTATTGCCTAGAATATTTGGCTTGCTCGTAATGAGCAACTctttaggggtaattatgtttTCCCAACAGTGTTCAAGTATCaccttttgaatttttaaatgcTGAAGTTCAAGCCCAGGTAAACCATATCCCACCTTCTTGGTGTTGGCGACCTCCCAGCCCAGTATATTTTAAGGTGAACTGTGATGCGTCCAATTTTGAAGAACCACAATCTAAGGAGGAATTGGCTATATCATCAGAGACCGGGCCAcctgggacaaccctgggctgcGTTCTTAGAAGCGATGTCCTTTCCTTCAATTCTGATTGGGGAGACTATAGCTATCAGAAATGGCATGCTTTTAGCTATTGTGGATTGCAGGGTGAAAGTGGAGGTTGAGTATTGATAATAAAGATATTATCTCATACATATCAGAAGAGCAGCAAAGAGCTCCCCTTCTAGCCCTCCTAGTTCTCCATTGTTCTTTTAGCTAGGTACATTCTAGAGAAAAGCAACTTGTTAGCTAACTCTCCAGCCCCAAAGGCACGAGGTAGGATGAATTGGCCTATATCCACTCCATGAATTCAGTTTTCTTGAATTCTGGTTGCACATGATTGACACGCTCTAATGAAAAGATTTCAGTttaaccccccctccccccctcccccctcaaaaaaaaaataaaaataaaatgaataaagAGAAATTGTACCAATATGGGTCaaatttagtttatttttgcCACGTGGTGGGCTAATGTGGCTAACCCAACCGCGGAATAGATAGAGCATCTTATAGCTAATATACATGTCAAATTATCTAACCCATTTCAATTATATGTTCCATtatcttttaaaattttctttgctTTGTATTTTTAACCATCAAATTTTGAATGAATTTCCCCCAACCTTAGTAACATTAGTTGTCCAAATCTTTATCAAAATTGGTTAATTAATTGTACATCGTGTAATGTTTTTTGACTTAAATTTAGATTACAAGACAAAGGTGAAGTAAATAACTCAACCACAAAATTTGAGCATCAAAGTAAACAACATTATGGTAGACAAAAGTATTTTAGGAGGTCCTAGGAGTTGTTTTTATATAGACCTCTTTTACATACTTGTTTGAGAAACCTCTTGTAATAAGAGGGGGCATGAGGTCATTTAAAATGAGGGaatagagagatagacacaacgGGTGCTAGCTTGCAGTGCAAGAAGTAAAGATCCACGGCTCCTTGGCACACCCTCTCACAAAAAATGAGCCCACACAATCTCTTTCTTTCAAAAACCCCCTATTGTAAGATATTCGTAACCCAACCTTCTCACTCGTCCCAATTAGTATGGGGCGTCGAAGGAAATCTTAGTACCATATTAGCTTTAGGAATCCAACAAATGAttaaatatagggaaaaagatc
The nucleotide sequence above comes from Telopea speciosissima isolate NSW1024214 ecotype Mountain lineage chromosome 3, Tspe_v1, whole genome shotgun sequence. Encoded proteins:
- the LOC122653842 gene encoding NDR1/HIN1-like protein 6 — protein: MTDRIYPSKPTSNPPQTLKVNGNPSFPATKGQLYNRPMYRPQPKPQRYRRSCCCICCLWTTLLIITLILLAAIAGAALWVLYRPHRPTFSVTSVRISQFNVTTSSDGSSSKLNSKVDLTIVARNPNKKLVFLYDPTAVTMSSGGTDVGNGTLPAFTHETKNTTVLRATVSSVGEDLDLSSAASLKSDLKKGEIPLVIEMDTKVKVQIGNLKTNKAMIRVTCNGLKANVPKGKTPATLSSSSDATCVVKLRIKIWKWTF